From a single Plasmodium yoelii strain 17X genome assembly, chromosome: 9 genomic region:
- a CDS encoding PIR protein, with the protein MTRNVCDAFKEVEEYLPDNFLFEKDHDSNQKYNTYCQNNKKKEKGECQTIAQAVNGTTLLLLNNLFNGKYYKESENENNEYITYIMLWLSNKMKLIKKGSYGSVGDFYVTFIDDNTRYNKYINNINSKKKIMRIKINEMRKLYELLNELCNAITKHTTDPLNCSNFSKFVNDWIKLYIQLVLKKKKFFEDEYYCNVLVTLKNAYEKFKKDNDTKKNFPEIIEIEKIKTCEELGKEATSSSKVLKVEFNEVKTQNDLEKGKDTSRHIDFKNAFEIYSSFFSIMFTNIRDNLYENVFPTLKNFYGRLKNYADITISYMNEQLKKTIETPILDNCMPEKKETGGEPSSSQENPSDSSDPSEPSSLSGPKEQIATSQLSMGTSEKGNLDQRDQGSSQNPVSRQVTKPENAVSEVAGGGTTEIGDNPLNVYKKMGISILILLIPIALVIMYKYLPFGWRKKSKKKKKMKKAINMFGTNETTESVINPTDRKKQMQIIINLSTQNKQGKKFINSSTPKKQDKQFINSSTPKKQDKKLTNSCTPKKQDKQFINSSTPKKQNKQFISSSTQKKHDKKFINSSTQKKQDKKFIDLSTQKKQDKKFIDLSTQKKQAKHFINSIYWEKYPLLNIYKLMKADPVPFIILFLLFIFYVYKRKGDSLE; encoded by the exons ATGACGCGCAATGTG TGTGATGCATTTAAAGAAGTTGAGGAATATTTGCCTGATAATTTTCTTTTCGAGAAGGATCATGACTCtaatcaaaaatataatacttattgTCAAAATAACAAGAAAAAAGAGAAAGGAGAATGTCAAACTATCGCTCAAGCAGTTAACGGTACTACTTTATTATTACTTAATAACTTATTCaatggaaaatattataaagaatctgaaaatgaaaataacgaATATATCACGTATATTATGCTATGGTTaagtaataaaatgaaactaattaaaaaagggaGCTACGGAAGCGTGGGAGATTTTTATGTCACATTTATAGACGATAATACACGttataacaaatatattaataatatcaatagtaaaaaaaagataatgagaattaaaattaatgaaatgCGTAAACTTTATGAGTTACTTAATGAGCTGTGTAATGCAATTACTAAACATACCACCGATCCTTTAAATTGCTccaatttttcaaaatttgttAATGATTGGATAAAACTATACATACAacttgttttaaaaaaaaaaaaattttttgaaGATGAATATTATTGTAATGTATTGGTGACTTTAAAAAATGCTTATgagaaatttaaaaaagataatGATACCAAAAAAAATTTTCCAGAAATTATAGagatagaaaaaataaaaacttgTGAGGAATTAGGTAAAGAAGCAACAAGTTCATCGAAAGTTCTAAAAGTGGAGTTCAATGAAGTGAAGACACAAAATGATTTAGAGAAAGGCAAAGATACCTCGAGACATATAGATTTTAAAAATGCATTTGAAATTTATAGTTCATTTTTTAGTATTATGTTTACTAATATTAGAGATAACTTATATGAAAATGTATTTCCAAcgttaaaaaatttttacggtagattaaaaaattatgctGATATCACGATTAGTTATATGAATGAACaacttaaaaaaacaatagaAACTCCTATATTAGATAATTGTATGCCTGAGAAAAAAGAAACAGGAGGTGAACCATCATCATCTCAAGAAAATCCATCTGACTCATCTGATCCATCTGAACCGTCATCACTATCAGGTCCTAAGGAACAAATTGCCACATCGCAATTATCTATGGGCACATCTGAAAAAGGAAATTTGGATCAAAGGGATCAAGGAAGCTCTCAAAACCCAGTGTCAAGACAAGTGACGAAACCAGAAAATGCAGTATCCGAAGTAGCAGGAGGTGGAACAACAGAAATAGGTGATAATCCACTCAACGTATACAAGAAAATGGGAATTTCAATTCTAATTCTTTTAATACCCATTGCTTTAGTTATTATGTACAag TATTTGCCATTTGGATGGAGAAAGAAAtcgaagaaaaaaaaaaagatgaaaaaggCTATAAATATGTTTGGTACAAATGAAACGACAGAAAGTGTTATAAACCCAACTGAtcgaaaaaaacaaatgcaaataattataaatttatctaCTCAAAACAAACAGGGTAAAAAGTTTATAAATTCATCTACTCCAAAAAAACAGGATAAACAGTTTATAAATTCATCTACTCCAAAAAAACAGGATAAAAAGCTTACCAATTCATGCACTCCAAAAAAACAGGATaaacaatttataaattcatccACTCCAAAAAAACAGAATAAACAATTTATAAGTTCATCTACTCAAAAAAAACATGATAAAAAGTTTATAAATTCATCTACTCAAAAAAAACAGGATAAAAAGTTTATAGATTTATCTACTCAAAAAAAACAGGATAAAAAGTTTATAGATTTATCTACTCAAAAAAAACAGGctaaacattttataaattccaTTTATTGGGAAAAATAtccattattaaatatatataaacttatGAAGGCCGATCCTGtaccatttattattttatttttgttatttattttttatgtttataaaagaaaaggtGATTCTttagaataa